In Miscanthus floridulus cultivar M001 chromosome 8, ASM1932011v1, whole genome shotgun sequence, the sequence CCCGTTTCCGAGGGGCGTCTGCTACTGGCCCCGGAGCAGGTCGTGCGCGCTGAGCTGCGCCGCGGTCATTGGAAGCTGTTGGTCAAGTGGCACGGCCTTCCGACTGATGCTGCGACATGGGAAGCGCTCGATGACTTCAAAGCCCTCTACCCCGATgtacagctcgaggacgagctgtttgtcgacgcggggagagatgttatgaccggcgtccAGTATCAAAGGCGCCGGCCCATTAGGGCTAATGGCTGATAGCAGCCGGATGGGTTAGGGGGGCCTAAAGGCCCATAGTATTATTTCTATTATTTCCATTAGCTATAAATATCAATTGTGAGACACTTGGATAATTAAGCAAGAGTAATATACTTACTCGGCTTCCTTTGGGAGCCGGGAGTTGCCCTAGCCGCCCCCTGTTCTTCTCCTTCCCCTCGCGATCACGGCGCCCCGCCGCCGTGTCCTGCATCCGGCCTCCCCGCACACCTACAACCTCCGATCAACCAAGGGGAGGGTACAGGTTCGTATcatatttctttcttttttcttgtgATGGAAGCACAAAAGTTTAGCcgaccccaacttgcttgggactaaggGCTGTTTACTTTCAAGCCCTGGTCTGGGGCTCTGGGGCAGGCAGGTCCATCCAACCATAGGCGTCTAAAATCCGATGTCTGGGATGGGATGGATGCCTGCGCCATTGATTGCCAGGCTTTAAAGCAAACATGCCCTAAGGATTTGctggttttgttgttgttgttgatttgtTGTTTGATGGAAGCAAAGAAGtttcaaagaaaaaaaacaatCGTTTCAGTTTGTAGACATAAGTTTTGAGTGACTTACATTGAGGTAGACAGTAACATCAATATTGATGATATCTCCATCCTGCCATGAAGATTAATTGTAAGTTTCTCTATTTACTCGAAGTTGTCATCTCTGGATTTTGGATTGCTTACCTCAAGGGGACGAGAATCTGGTATCCCATGACAGATGCAGTCATTCACTGAAGTGCAGACATTCTTTGGGTATCCACAATAACCAAGAGGTGAAGGATATGCTCCATTATCAATTATCATTTGGTGCACTGCTTTATCAATCTCATCAGTCGTTATGCCTGGCTGTCAATAAGATAAAATCATTCTCTGGTATTTAATCTTAGATCTCCAAGTATATACTAAGTTGAAGAATAGCAAAGAATCATACATCTGATGGAAAGAAAACCAACTGTCTTGCTTCCTTCCTATAGTGCTACCTATTTCAATATTTCCAGATATAAACGACACTAAGAAACAAATGACACAACAAGACTTAATTATTGCCCATACTAGAGAAGATGAGAGTGATAATTTAGAAGAAAAAAACGAGAGTTATTGTTCATAATTTCGTTCTGTTCAAAGCCTTAACACTACGGAGGAAACATCAAACAGTAAACTACTTTAAAAACTGTAGAATGAATGAGGTTTATCTAGTGGAAACAATAGTTTACTGATTGATAAGATCAAGCTTTTGTAGCAACATGACATTACCTTTACAAGAGTCCCAGAAAACTTCAAAACCTGTGCAGCAAGCTTTCCAGAAGCTCTCACGCACTCGATCCCTTTCTCATCATGTATTTCAGGTCCATTATACATACCAGGTCTTTGTTGACGAGAATTGACATATGGAGGCCGTTGTATATGATTGGGAACACTAGGCGTGGAGATACTTTCCCAGGACGCAGGCGTCTAGGGTTGTTTTCCGGTGCATCGTCCCGACTTCTGTGAAAGTTATGTCACAGTAATACATTTAATTGTGGACCCACATGTgcaattcaaacataaatgacacTTAGGCCATAATGTACGCATAATTTTTGCAGCAGATTTAAGACATGGTCCACATTCCATAAGGTCAGTAGCTTTTTGAAATTTCATAGTGCTAAATTAATCTCAATCTCTGGAAGTACTGTGTATCTAATTCTATCAACTGTGTAAGCATTAAATCACTCCAAGTGTAAACTGAAAACAACACAAAGATATTTGTAGAAAGAAAGTCAGCCAGTCACATTAATCAGTGAGGCATGACTAGACCTGTTCAGCCTTCAGCTGCAAAATAATTCCATAAACCAGAGTTCATGTAATTTGAGTGATAAGTAAAACTAGGAGAAAATTATTGATTTCATATGCCCAGGAGCTACACTTCAGAGCAGCTTAGATGCTGTACTAGTTATGCAACAAACCAGTAGCAGAAATATGACGCGTGTGCGGGAAACTAAAGCTCACCTCCTGTTAAATAGGATATCCACCAATTTGCATAGCGTTCTCGTCGCTTGATACGTCACCCGCCTGCTGCCTGCAAGCAAGAGCCGTCTCAGCGAACTTCTGCTCTGGGCCAACGCGATGAAACCAGGGGCACAGCCGCGGAGTGGCAGTGCGGTAGATGGGGGCGGGCAGGTACCTGGGACAGCGGAGCGGAGGAGGAGCGGCCTGCCGGAGAGCGCGAGGCGGTCGCCGAGGAAGGAGGACAGGAGACGCGGCGACGACAGGCTCGCCATGGGCGGCGGGGCGGAAAGCAAAGCGAGAGCTGCTCCCTGTTTGTGGCGTGCGGCTTGTGTGGTTTGGGGCGGGGTGAGGCGGCGAAGCGCCTGGCGGGCTGCCGCGCCGGCCTGCGGCCTGCCTGCCTCTAGGGCGCGGCGGTTCTCACTAGCGTAGTAGGCCGTGGGCTGAGTCGGGCCAAGTTTTTTTTCCGATACTAAAACGTGGAAGCCAAGTAAGCCCACATTTAAATTGATTCGGGGGGCCGAACCTGCGACTTGCCGAGACGACCCCTTCCCCTTTTGTCATCTGACTATCGGAGCCTCGGCCGCCGCTACCACCTCCTTGCGCCATGGCGGAGAAGTCGCCGGCGGCCGACGTGGAGGCCGGTCTCCTCGCCCACCTCAACTCCGCGGGTGAGGTCCCCGACTCCCGTTCCTTCGCCTCCTCCCTCGGCGTCTCCCACCTCGAGCTCGTGGGCGTCATCAAGAGCCTCTCAGCTTTCCGCATCGTCGAAAGCAAAGTACTATCCTCCCGCCCTTTCCACTGTCGGACACCAGGCTTTGTAGCCAACTATCAAACTCCGAGACTTGACAGCGGGGCTCTTGCTTGCCTTCACGCAGGACATCATCAAGGAGGCATGGGTGCTCACCGAAGAGGCCAAGGGCTACGTCGCCAAGGGCTCCCCCGAGGCACAGCTCGTCTCCGCAATCCCACCTGAGGGCACCTCCAAGGACGCTCTCAAGGTGAGGTTTTTGTTTCAAGGGATTTGTTGTTAGACTTCACTGGAGTGTTTTGCTTTTGCCGGGTACTGATGTGTAGATTTGATGTGCTTAGGCAAAATTGGGAGATGCTTTCGATGTTGGCATGAAGGCAGCTGCTAGGAACAAGTGGATAGGGTTCGAGAAGGGGAACAAGGACTTAGTCCTTAGGAAGGTATGGATTTGAATTTGTTGTGAATGTGCAATGTGGGTATGTAGACAGCTGCAGCAAGCAACTTTATAAGATATATTGTTTGCCGTAGTGATTTTTCTCGAATTTCTGTCCATATCTAATACCCAAACGATTGAAATATTGTTGTActataagggcatgtttggacaCATGGCTAGTTACTAGTTGGGGCTAACAATTAGCCCAAATTAGATATGGTTGGCTATCTAGTTgactaacaactagttgaagACTTGGCTATAGAATTAGTCCACCTATTAGCTCTTCTGTTTGAATGCACtagagctaatttttagctagctagcaaTTAGTTCATGTATCAAACAGACCCTAAATTTTACTGCACATAATAAGGGCCTGCTTGATACAagtgtgtcggggaccaatactggggtacctgaagaggaggagctaatggtcatcaacattgattcatccgagcagtcaagagcgcgactatagctccaaccgacccccaggtgcgcgggctacgtctcgcccgacctctgggggtgggctccgcctcgcccgcctcgcccgaccccgaggccgtgggctccgcctcgcccgaccccgaggccgcgggctccgtctcgcccgatccttgggtttgtgctccgtctcgcccgaccccttgggtgcgggctccgtctcgcccgccgGGGATCCATACCGCTgacaaccactccaggtccaagcgtatgggcctgggtcaaaactctgacaccaaggaagagaccggcacgccccgatgtaacccgtggccatgacgggccatatctaaggattcacatcagaacagcgtcgggcgtgccagtgctattctgcctaaccctcgtacaaacGCTGAcatgcgcgtcagttcaccacgacgcccGCCTGGACGGAATGGGAcgtcatgaccggcagatgacgcctgcgcatggcgccagtgacgaacagggccgcgacgtggagctgtccctgttgacatctacaggatcggtgggaccctcatgaaggagaagaaggatccgGCTATCCTGGAAGTCCTCCTCTCTctcgtttcttctccttttcctccactgtaacccgcactttcccttcgcctataaaaggggaagcagagcACCCCATGAGGGGGACCCGATCCATCTAGAGCCGCACGAAaccgaaccacgagataaaaacacaagagcacgacacgaacacacggctgagcagcgatcgagctctcagcacccgttcgctccttccatcagagacttgggatcatttccctctctcgtctgtttgtaacccctactgcaaaccaagtgccggtaacacgagcagcagcaaactggacgcagggacgttccgcccgaaccagtataaacccttgtgtcctccgagcacaccatccgagccagacgcgcaaatacaaatttactcgtcggtggtccgaaaataCCGACAAAGTGCTAATTGCTAGCTAGCTAAAGTTAGCTCTAATACATCTAAACAGGGGGGCTAATAGGTGGGCTATTTTTTTAGCTAAGTCTTTAACTCATTGTTAGCCAGCTAGCTAGCCAACCTTAGCTaatttgagctaatttttagcccaaCTAGTAACTAGCCCGAGCTCATCCAACAGGTCCTAAGTATATTGGCTCGAGTTGGCTTGTCCCTGTGTGTTGTGCTTTTATCTGTGGTTAAGCTTCTATCTTAAGATAAGATTTCACATGCGGCACTTGTGCTTCATTTTTTTATTCAGGTTGAGAGCGTAATGGATGAGTTGCAAGAGCAGCTTAGAAGACTAGAGAATGGGGAGGTTTGTGTACTCTTGGCTCATCATTTGACCCCCTATCCCCACCCTCTCAGCTGCATTGTCAATAGGAATCATTTCATTAACTGTTTGGCCACCGCGCAATTATTTGTTATACAACTCACTGTGTGATCCTTTTTAGCACATTGGAGCATCGGCATTTACTTCCAAGTATTGTGTACAAATGCAGTTTATATTGTACTAAAAATATTccttaaaaaatatatattatacTAAAAATACTTTTTGCTATTTTGCCCCTTCATTTTGCTCTGCGTTTTTCCCCTTATAAAAAGGAAAAGCATTTTGATGTAGGCTGTTCCTGATAAAGTGATCGATGATTTGAAGAGAAGGAAACTTATTACGAAAGAGTAAGTACATTGGGTCTGAGGAGATGGGTTCCTTTTTGTACTATGTACTAATGTGGTAGTACAGATTTGTTCATATACCTTGATGCTTAACAGGAAATCAATTTGGCACTCTCTAAAGAAGGGGCCTGAGTTTGTTTTAAAGAGAAAAACTTTGGCTACTGATGTGACAACAGAACACCTTAGGAGGTAATTTTATACCATTTTTTCCAAGTTAGTTTGGTGACTGTTTGATCAAATTACTAGTTTGATGTATCTACATATAAAATTAAACATTTCAGGTTGCACTTTAGTTTGCCTGCCTGGTATTATTTGTTCATCATGTTAATTTGTTATTTTCAATGTGCATTTTTGCAAATCATTGCAATACCACGTGATCTGCTTCTGAATGTTTTTATTTGGATCTGGAATGTCTGCTTCATTATCTGGGGAAGTTGTGatatttaaattttttatttcGGAACAACTTTCTGCCTTTTAGTGGTGACTGGAAGGACCTTGAATTCAAAGACTATAATTATGGAGCTCAAGGGCAACCTATAGCGAAAGGTTATGTGCAGCCTTTGATGGAGGTATCTCCTACAGTTTCTGCAATTTTCCATACCACTTTACTGATAAATTGAGAAATTCCATAATATTACTTGTGATTTACTTTCAGGTTCGTGAGGCAATTGAGAACATCTTTATTATGATGGGGTAAATAAAAAACAATTTGTTTGTCATATTTGTATTCAACAAAGTGTTTAAAAAATTATTAATTCATGCATTGTCGGTGCAGATTCACTGAGATGCCAACCAACAATTTTGTTGAAAGCAGGTGTGTTCTTCTAACATTCAAAGAAAACAACCATATACATATAGCACAGCATATGATGACAATGTGCTGCTTTAAGATAAGATGGCAATGTGCTTGTTTTAAGATTTGACCAGGGGGAGAGATGTCCCCCTGATTTTCGTCTTAAGAAGCTGAtgccgtgactcgaacccgggctGGCTCAGCCAACCGCTTCTTTGGCGTGTTGTGCTGACCAGTTGCACCGTGAGAGTGTTGGCAATGTGCTTGTTTTAAGATAAGACAAGAAATGCAGCTTTCTACGTGCCACATTTTATAAGTATTACTAATTACTAATACTTGTTATCTTTTTCAACAAACTTCTATTTGACATATCGGCGTGAATTTCTGGGCCAATATAACATATAGATTATATTATAGCTTGCTGGTTTAAGGGTCCCTATATTCCTAATTTTGCATGTTTTTGCTGCTTTGCCAGCTTCTGGAATTTTGATGCACTGTTTCAGCCTCAACAGCATCCTGCTCGGGATTCACATGATACATTTTTCCTGAAAGGTATGTTTGAGATACTATACAATCTCATAATCAAAGTTGGATGTAGATCTTAGTTGTACATCAAATTTTGCAGCCCCAGCAACTACACAACAGTTGCCTGAGGACTATCTTGAGAAAGTAAAGCAAGTTCATCAGTCTGGTGGTTATGGCTCCAAAGGGTACGACAGATATTATTTAGGCACATTATTAGCTTAAAAAAGTTTTGGTTATATAAGATTGTTGTCTGCAGATATGTTTATGACTGGAAACGGGATGAAGCGGAGAAGAATCTTCTCCGTACTCATACAACTGCTGTTTCCACAAGAATGTTATACAAGCTTGCTCAGGAGGTAATTCAGTCAATGTTGTTTACTGTAATTGGAACTTTGGTGATCTTAGTTTGTCCAACTTATTGGCAATGGCATTACATTTTTTTCATTTCCTATTGAATGgttcatgatatttatctttttatTATGGTTGCCATTGATCAGAAACCTTTTGCTCCAAAGAGATATTACTCTATTGATCGGGTTTTTCGCAATGAAGCTGTTGACCGGACTCATCTTGCTGAATTCCACCAGATAGAGGGTAGTTTTCTGTTTCCTTGCTTATATGTAGTAGTGTATTTGTTATCCCAACACAAAAGgagtaaatttttctttcattgaATGTAGCTAATTTTGCATTTCTCATATATCTTGTAGGTGCACAAAATTATATTGGTGAACATATGCACAAACTCAATCTCGTCCCTTGAATCGAACCGTGGCCCATGTGGGAGGTGGGAATTAACTCATCCCTCTTAAGCTGACATAAGCACAATTGGATTTAGTCCAATTAAAAGGTGGACGAAGGGGATGAGGTGATTCCACCTTTTACTTGGGCCATTAAGATTGGATAGGAGATTGAGTTTGTGCATATCTTCACCAATACTCTTGTGCACCTGATATTTCCTCTATTTTGTATTATGTAACCATTTTGCCATGCAATGCTTCTTTTTTTAAGGACTTATCTGTGATTATGGTTTGACGCTTGGTGATCTGATTGGTGTATTGGAGGATTTCTTCTCGAGTCTAGGTGATAATTAGTCTGTTTTATCACAATTCATAATATATCATGCAAAGATTATCCCCTAATTGTTGTCATCCCTTTTCTTGTTCTTAGGCATGTCCAAGCTGCGTTTCAAGCCTGCCTACAATCCATATACTGAACCCAGCATGGAAATTTTCAGGTCAGATACAACTCTTGCTCTGCTGGTAGTTTCATTTTGTGATCAAACTAGACTCATTTTGCACTTTTTTCAGTTACCATGATGGTTTGAAGAAATGGGTGGAGGTTGGTAATTCAGGCATGTTCAGGCCAGAGATGTTGCTTCCCATGGGACTGCCAGAAGGTGTTAATGTTATTGCATGGGGTCTTTCACTTGAAAGGTAGAACAGTGCTTTCTCACTTTCAGGTTGTGATTTGTCAGATTAAATTGCTTTGCAATATTGTTGATGAACTAAGCAGAATCTATAGtttgatttattttgtgaaatgcCATGCTTCTTTTGAAGTCTTGGACATAATATGTTTTTTTTTGTCCCTTTTCTCCGGAGATCGTAAATTAtataattattgcaaagagtAAAATGTATGGATGGTCCCTAAACTTGTCCTGGGGTATCATCGAGGGCTCTGAACTCTCAAAATGCATTTTTAGGTCCCCAAACTTGTCCTCGGGTGTCATCCAGTTCCAAAACTGTCATAGTGCGGAGCAGGTCAGGGCCCATTTGGATCTGGATTGCATTTTAAGAGTTTGAGACCTAGATGACACTTAAGAACAAGTTTAGGAACCTAAAAATGCATTTTGAGAGTTGTACCTAAACCCCTTGATAAGTTCAAGAACTGCTCATGTATTTTACTCTATTGCAAATATGTACTCACAATATTCTATTTCTGAATCCAGGCCAACGATGATCCTTTATGGTATTGACAACATAAGGGACCTGTTTGGACCAAAGGTACCTGTGCTATACTGTTGTGACGAAACATTTCCTGTTAATGAGCCTAACCCATGTTTTGTTCTTTCCAGGTTGATTTCAACCTCATCAAGAGCAACCCACTATGCCGGTTGGGACTGTAGTGACTAGTGCGGTAGAGGGACTCTGAAGCTTGGTCACAATGGGCCAAAGATTTTGTTTTCCATTTTTGTTGTTGTACTCCCTTGAAGTTTAAACACCGATTCATGTACTCTTTAACAGAGAATCCAAAATGCAATGTAGTATTGTATGAGATCATAGGGGAATGTTTATAGCAAACTTTTGTTTTGTATATCCCAGTTTATTATTGCTAGCAAAATAGAATGCTAAATGTTTTTCTAATTGTTATACCATGAATCTCTTTTTTATTGTCCACTTACATCGGCAGGTTTCAAATCGTGGTGTTCAGGGATTGGGAATATTAATTGTTCAGGGATTTTTAATTGTTATACCGTTGCTAACTGTTGCAGCATGCCCATGGGGATGAGGCCCCACTCCATTTTTATTTGCTCCTTTAACTCTGGATAATATTTTTTTGAAATGGATCAAAATACGAGGAAACTAAACTGCATCTAAGCTGGTGTAATGCTGAAGGTGCCTTTCTTTAGCATTTTTTCCTTACTAATCTTCCAAAATTAAAACTTTGAAATGAAACAAATAAAGGCCTGTTTAGATTCTATGAATTGAAACCAATATCTAAAAAGTGCACCTATTTGTGAACCGCCCAAAAGACATCTAAATGACACCCAGTAATGGTCAATAATCTGTTCTAGTAGCCATCGTCTGGAAAACTTTAGAAAACCCACTGCCATCAAAATGGAAGTGTTGTCTTGTGACCGAGCTTATGTATTTCCCAAAGCATGGCAGTTTTCGGGATTAAAGCAGACTAAAGATGGCGTCAAAATTGCGGCCAGACAAATTCTTTTGGTTCACGACTGCAGATTGAAGTCGGATAAAACAATGACTAGAAGAAAATCCACTTAATGACCAATGACTATCAAAATTTATTACAATTTTGGAGCAGAATAGCAGTAGAGATCTAGAACTCGAAGTTCCCATGTTTCCCTTGTAGACTCGATGTATTCCTCTCTGAACGTTTGATGCGCTGCTTACCATCACTATCGGCTCCAGCACCTGCTTTGGTCCTTCCAATGCCTAGTTTCGGCAAGCCTCGATTCAATCCATCCAGCAAGACGCATGCTTTGCATAATTTCTAACCCAACAGAAGTTCATCAAATTCAGTTACTTCCACAGAAAATGTTAAGGATTTGTAAGATATATAACAAGGGCAAAATCATGCAGTTCGAATTATTGGGTAAACAATTAGTAAATGCCGTGCATACAAAGCTAAGGACCCATGGCACATTGTCGTGTTTCGAATAGGTTAGGGAGTAAACAAGGCGCCTTGAAGCATTAATGCATGTGTAAGCTATTTCAATGGAATTAGTCTTCACTGTGTGGGCTGTTCTTCAAATATACTAATTGCTTATGAAGTACCTTAGCAGAAGCAGAGTGTTTGACTATTCATGTTCCATATGCATAAAAAGAATTCTATTGATTTCATGACAATACCTGACTAGAAATGTAGCCACATCGTTCACATGTTCCTTGCTCGGGCATCCTTGTTGCTGTGGAGATTCTGAAATTTTCGCCAGATTTTATGATGTCTAGTATAGCTCTAGGCCTGCAACATTGATTGTCTACTGAGCCAAGGCTACTGAAAGAACATGCAGACATCAATTGAATATATGGAGAAATTTCTTTATTTACCTCATTCTTTCTAAATCTTTAATAAATTCACGAGCAAAACCACGGTATGCATTTGGTGAATAGATGCCTGGATCATGATATAACCAAATTAACCCATTCTCAATTCTAACAGAATCGTGGCACAGGTCAATAAAATTAATAGATTTGTGGTATATGTTACATCAAGTTTGGAGAATGAAGTTGAGCAGAAGTGTACTTAAGCGTATAGTATTCGTGTAAGAAAAACACAGCATAACGTATAGATGCTAGAGCAGACAGTGATGATTGACCTATATTTTGATTTAACTACCATCCTAGCATCTTCTG encodes:
- the LOC136478149 gene encoding phenylalanine--tRNA ligase alpha subunit, cytoplasmic-like gives rise to the protein MAEKSPAADVEAGLLAHLNSAGEVPDSRSFASSLGVSHLELVGVIKSLSAFRIVESKDIIKEAWVLTEEAKGYVAKGSPEAQLVSAIPPEGTSKDALKAKLGDAFDVGMKAAARNKWIGFEKGNKDLVLRKVESVMDELQEQLRRLENGEAVPDKVIDDLKRRKLITKEKSIWHSLKKGPEFVLKRKTLATDVTTEHLRSGDWKDLEFKDYNYGAQGQPIAKGYVQPLMEVREAIENIFIMMGFTEMPTNNFVESSFWNFDALFQPQQHPARDSHDTFFLKAPATTQQLPEDYLEKVKQVHQSGGYGSKGYVYDWKRDEAEKNLLRTHTTAVSTRMLYKLAQEKPFAPKRYYSIDRVFRNEAVDRTHLAEFHQIEGLICDYGLTLGDLIGVLEDFFSSLGMSKLRFKPAYNPYTEPSMEIFSYHDGLKKWVEVGNSGMFRPEMLLPMGLPEGVNVIAWGLSLERPTMILYGIDNIRDLFGPKVDFNLIKSNPLCRLGL